From the genome of Bactrocera oleae isolate idBacOlea1 chromosome 2, idBacOlea1, whole genome shotgun sequence, one region includes:
- the LOC106618108 gene encoding uncharacterized protein — translation MAPNNNKNYNADELEAPVWLNDEFFTKVLLSFETDAKKLQLLKTELSPATLKGDHYASVMFRAIVEYECDGRHKTKKMIMKTMPSADGHKKDMFEESTIFETEIDMYTRVIPRFEQILRDIGDDTILKAPILFHELNPRKVIIFEDIVPLGYEVLRERYVNSEEIKQAYLKLAKWHAISYKINLEEPEYFENYRQGLLSMPKIEENEFMSQGISLLIQQLETMPAMRNLVPLLQSIREKLFKGAIASFKEYHEARKGNASYVLCHGDFHSKNMMFKHDSSSGKVLDVMLLDYQLSYVGPMINDLIYSYYMLLDSEQRENFPQWLYFYFTNFKETLQKIGFEGQIPSLVQLHEQRTQHKYFELFLLITFLPAWLAFRGGDTGPDELMTCNDTRKRIYAGQEFLEELEKRLIKYLHLGYFEDN, via the exons ATGGCgccaaataataacaaaaactataaCGCTGATGAATTGGAAGCACCTGTGTGGTTGAATGATGAGTTCTTCACCAAAGTGTTGCTTAGTTTCGAAACCGATGCGAAGAAGTTGCAGCTATTGAAGACGGAACTGTCGCCTGCTACGCTCAAAGGAGATCATTACGCGAGTGTTATGTTTCGTGCCATTGTTGAGTACGAGTGCGATGGAaggcacaaaacaaaaaagatgaTTATGAAAACAATGCCTTCGGCGGATGGACACAAGAAAGACATGTTTGAGGAGTCGACAATATTTGAAACAGAAATTGACATGTACACGAGGGTGATACCGCGTTTCGAGCAGATATTACGAGACATCGGCGATGATACAATACTCAAGGCGCC CATACTTTTTCATGAGCTAAACCCCAGAAAGGTTATAATCTTTGAAGATATTGTACCGTTGGGTTATGAAGTACTACGCGAACGTTATGTCAATAGTGAGGAGATCAAGCAGGCCTACCTCAAGCTGGCCAAATGGCATGCCATAagctacaaaataaatttagag GAAccggaatattttgaaaactatcGCCAAGGTCTACTCTCGATGCCCAAAATCGAAGAAAATGAATTCATGTCGCAAGGCATAAGTCTTTTAATCCAACAATTGGAGACAATGCCTGCAATGCGCAACTTAGTACCACTTCTGCAATCTATTCGCGAAAAGCTATTCAAAGGCGCCATAGCCTCGTTTAAGGAATACCATGAAGCACGAAAAGGCAATGCCTCTTATGTGTTGTGCCATGGTGATTTCCACAGCaaaaatatgatgtttaaaCACGATTCGAGTTCAGGAAAAGTACTGGACGTGATGTTATTGGATTATCAGCTGTCTTATGTCGGTCCAATGATCAACGACCTAATTTACTCGTATTATATGCTGCTGGATTCAGAACAGCGTGAAAACTTTCCTCAGTGGCTGTATTtctatttcacaaatttcaagGAAACCTTGCAAAAAATTGGATTTGAGGGACAAATTCCGAGCTTGGTGCAGTTGCATGAACAGCGTACGCAGCACAAATATTTCG AGCTCTTCCTGCTCATCACATTTCTACCTGCCTGGTTAGCTTTCCGTGGCGGTGATACTGGCCCAGATGAACTAATGACGTGCAATGACACCCGTAAGCGAATATATGCTGGCCAAGAGTTCCTCGAAGAATTGGAAAAGCGGCTGATAAAATATCTACATCTGGGTTATTTTGAAGACAACTAA